In the Centroberyx gerrardi isolate f3 chromosome 9, fCenGer3.hap1.cur.20231027, whole genome shotgun sequence genome, one interval contains:
- the rgs2 gene encoding regulator of G-protein signaling 2, which produces MRENLVTVSTRSMAFTDCMKTTDLSTEKKGIKRKNWRMRIRFFLKINSSQSRSKLRKNRAYRPTADDVNQWAQSLDKLLSHKYGKAAFCIFLKSEFCEENIEFWTACEDFRAIASQAELAAKANSIYEEFIKSEAPKEINLDFHTKNAIVKSLSEPSATSFLAAQKKVYSLMENNSYPRFIHSDLYKELCAAAKGEGKHIKS; this is translated from the exons ATGAGAGAGAACCTTGTAACTGTGTCAACCAGAAGCATGGCGTTCACAGACTGCATGAAAACCACCGACCTCTCCACGGAGAAAAAGGGAATCAA GAGGAAAAACTGGAGAATGAGAATAAGATTCTTTTTGAAGATAAACTCTTCCCAGTCGAGGTCAAaactgaggaaaaacagagcatACAG GCCAACTGCTGATGACGTGAACCAATGGGCGCAGTCGCTTGACAAACTACTCAGCCACAAAT aTGGAAAAGCCGCCTTTTGTATCTTCTTGAAGTCGGAGTTCTGCGAGGAGAACATTGAGTTTTGGACGGCCTGCGAGGATTTCAGGGCCATCGCGTCGCAGGCGGAGCTGGCCGCGAAGGCCAACAGCATCTATGAGGAGTTCATCAAAAGTGAAGCGCCCAAAGAG ATCAACCTGGATTTCCACACCAAGAACGCTATCGTCAAGAGTCTCAGCGAGCCCAGCGCCACTAGCTTTCTCGCAGCGCAGAAGAAAGTCTACAGTCTGATGGAGAATAACTCCTATCCCAGGTTTATCCACTCTGACCTCTACAAAGAACTGTGTGCGGCCGCCAAGGGAGAGGGCAAACACATTAAATCCTAG